One Mesorhizobium shangrilense genomic window carries:
- a CDS encoding ABC transporter permease, whose product MNQPLARTLGMRTILTLVFAFLYIPIAVLVALSFNEGGLPTAWSGFSLKWYVSLAHNSAILSAALNTLIVAVVSTAIATLLGTLLAIGVEMRRQYGRGIEALIFAPMIIPDIVLAIALLSFFSMLNLTMGLHTIILAHVVFNLAFVCSVVRARLKSFDWSIVEASADLGASAVTTFRRVTLPVILPAVIAGALLAFTLSVDEFIIAFFTSGAGRASTTLPMQIYSMIRFGITPEINALATIVMAVSITALTLSQRLNRGIIGQ is encoded by the coding sequence ATGAACCAGCCTCTTGCCCGCACCCTCGGCATGCGAACGATCCTCACCCTCGTCTTCGCCTTCCTCTACATCCCCATCGCCGTTCTGGTGGCGCTGTCCTTCAATGAAGGCGGATTGCCGACGGCATGGTCCGGCTTTTCGCTGAAATGGTATGTCTCGCTGGCCCACAATTCCGCCATCCTTTCCGCCGCGCTCAACACGCTGATCGTGGCTGTTGTTTCGACAGCCATCGCCACCCTGCTCGGCACGCTGCTGGCGATCGGCGTCGAGATGCGCCGGCAGTATGGCAGGGGGATCGAGGCGCTGATCTTCGCGCCGATGATCATTCCCGACATCGTGCTGGCGATCGCCCTGCTGTCGTTCTTCTCCATGCTCAACCTGACCATGGGCCTGCACACCATCATCCTCGCCCATGTCGTCTTCAACCTTGCCTTCGTCTGTTCGGTGGTGCGCGCTCGGCTGAAGAGTTTCGACTGGTCGATCGTCGAGGCATCCGCCGATCTCGGCGCTTCCGCCGTCACCACCTTCCGGCGCGTGACCTTGCCAGTCATCCTGCCGGCGGTCATCGCCGGCGCGCTGCTTGCCTTCACGCTGTCGGTCGACGAATTCATCATCGCCTTCTTCACATCCGGCGCCGGCCGCGCCTCGACCACGCTGCCGATGCAGATCTACTCGATGATCCGCTTCGGCATCACGCCGGAGATCAATGCCCTGGCGACCATCGTCATGGCGGTCTCCATCAC
- a CDS encoding polyamine ABC transporter substrate-binding protein, whose amino-acid sequence MTATSLPRRTLRTSSIALGLALTLSAPAMAADLVISNWDGYMAPDAMAAFKTATGVSGEVVVHATNEEIMGKLIAAGGKGYDVVFVSSPFAEVLNKLGLTEPMDHAKIPNLANLYPEATKLPHDVGNTFSVPYTWGTTGLCYRSDLVKVAPTSWSDLLAPSDELKGKTTMLATDRWLLAAGQLDKGFSVNETDPAKLAEVKDLLISAKKTLLAYDDTTFYSKLVSGEALMVQAWDGWCNYGIAEKPEIKYVIPKEGSDLWVDTMVVMKASEHKDDAFKFINFMLDAKNHAWAAQNIDYKVPNKPAMESLPADFLAKFPNMAMPVADLVKFEQLRDVGEAQRDYSKIVSEIKAAQ is encoded by the coding sequence ATGACCGCTACCAGCCTGCCGCGCCGTACGCTGAGAACGTCTTCTATCGCTCTCGGGCTTGCGCTCACGCTGTCCGCGCCGGCGATGGCCGCCGACCTCGTCATTTCCAACTGGGACGGCTACATGGCGCCCGACGCCATGGCCGCCTTCAAGACCGCGACCGGCGTGTCCGGCGAAGTGGTCGTGCACGCCACCAATGAAGAGATCATGGGCAAGCTCATCGCCGCCGGCGGCAAGGGCTATGACGTGGTCTTCGTCTCCTCGCCCTTCGCCGAGGTGCTGAACAAGCTTGGCCTGACCGAGCCGATGGACCACGCCAAGATCCCCAATCTCGCCAACCTCTATCCGGAAGCGACCAAGCTGCCGCATGATGTCGGCAACACCTTCTCCGTGCCCTACACCTGGGGCACGACAGGCCTTTGCTACCGCTCAGACCTGGTGAAGGTGGCGCCGACGAGCTGGAGCGACCTGCTGGCGCCTTCCGACGAGTTGAAAGGCAAGACCACCATGCTGGCGACCGACCGCTGGCTACTGGCCGCCGGCCAGCTCGACAAGGGCTTTTCGGTCAACGAGACCGATCCGGCCAAGCTCGCCGAGGTCAAGGACCTGCTGATATCCGCCAAGAAAACCCTGCTCGCCTATGACGACACCACCTTCTATTCGAAGCTGGTTTCCGGCGAGGCGCTGATGGTGCAGGCCTGGGACGGGTGGTGCAATTACGGCATCGCCGAAAAGCCCGAGATCAAATACGTCATCCCCAAGGAAGGTTCGGACCTCTGGGTCGACACGATGGTGGTGATGAAGGCATCCGAGCATAAGGACGACGCCTTCAAGTTCATCAACTTCATGCTCGACGCCAAGAACCATGCCTGGGCGGCGCAGAACATCGACTACAAGGTGCCGAACAAGCCGGCGATGGAAAGCCTTCCCGCCGATTTCCTGGCCAAATTCCCCAACATGGCAATGCCGGTGGCGGACCTTGTCAAGTTCGAGCAGTTGCGCGACGTCGGCGAGGCCCAGCGCGACTATTCGAAGATCGTCAGCGAGATCAAGGCCGCGCAGTAG
- a CDS encoding ABC transporter permease gives MAPALVWLAALMVIPCALVLALAFFRRGIYGGIDYTFTLENFGLVFDPLYAGIFLKSARIAGTATLIAVVIGYAAAYAIAAAPRRWQPVFLFFAVLPFWSNYLIRTYAWIVLLNREGLITQLLRWFGYTGEPPSMLYTEGAVIAGLVYNYLPFVILACYAPLSRLNPELAEASRDLGASAITTFRRVILPLTVPGIAAGAVFVFVLSIGNFVTPALLGGGRFQMIGNLVYDQFLTANDWPFGAALAMALIAIMLLVLMAQAMAANRASGRAAGGANG, from the coding sequence ATGGCCCCGGCGCTGGTCTGGTTGGCCGCGCTGATGGTGATCCCATGCGCGCTGGTGCTGGCGCTCGCCTTCTTCCGGCGCGGCATCTATGGCGGCATCGACTACACCTTCACGCTGGAGAATTTCGGGCTGGTCTTCGACCCGCTCTATGCCGGCATCTTCCTCAAATCGGCGCGCATCGCCGGCACCGCCACGCTGATCGCGGTGGTGATCGGCTATGCCGCCGCCTATGCCATCGCCGCCGCGCCGCGCCGCTGGCAGCCGGTGTTCCTGTTCTTCGCCGTGCTGCCTTTCTGGTCCAACTATTTGATCCGCACCTATGCCTGGATCGTGCTGCTCAACCGTGAGGGCCTGATCACCCAGCTCTTGCGCTGGTTCGGCTACACCGGCGAGCCGCCATCGATGCTCTACACCGAAGGCGCGGTCATCGCCGGCCTCGTCTACAACTACCTGCCCTTCGTCATCCTGGCCTGCTACGCGCCGCTGTCGCGCCTCAACCCGGAATTGGCGGAGGCCTCGCGCGACCTCGGCGCTTCGGCCATCACCACATTCCGCCGTGTCATCCTGCCGCTGACCGTACCCGGCATCGCCGCCGGCGCCGTTTTCGTCTTCGTGCTGTCGATCGGCAATTTCGTCACGCCCGCCCTGCTCGGCGGCGGCCGCTTCCAGATGATCGGCAACCTCGTCTACGACCAGTTCCTGACCGCCAATGACTGGCCGTTCGGCGCGGCACTGGCCATGGCGCTGATCGCCATCATGCTTTTGGTGCTGATGGCACAGGCGATGGCTGCCAATCGCGCCTCGGGGCGGGCGGCAGGAGGCGCCAATGGCTGA
- a CDS encoding GntR family transcriptional regulator has translation MQTAARRPRTNHLDLAQRILDVARQRGFEPGAHLPEQQIASLCNVSRTPVRAALSLLAEQGVVRWEADTGYHLAIDLTAQPSVAAELPAAEEDELAEAILRDRSARRLDQTVTVAGLMRRYSAERKTVLKALNKLAEENLLDRAPGQSWLFRRAPDDPEAQGESYEFRLLLEPAAILAPGFRLDGARAVALRQGMEALAALPDAAFDTREFQRLDIDFHGMIADGCANRFLTDALSDHLRLRRLPGIYAGVNVFRLKQSLREHLNILDHLENRQYEVAADLLRIHLRLSRSQRPQAASRGAPALFGMISRPD, from the coding sequence ATGCAAACCGCAGCCCGACGACCTCGCACCAACCATCTCGACCTGGCGCAGCGCATCCTGGATGTGGCGCGGCAGCGCGGCTTCGAGCCCGGCGCGCACCTCCCCGAGCAGCAGATCGCTTCGCTTTGCAATGTTTCGCGCACACCGGTGCGGGCGGCGCTCAGCCTGCTCGCGGAGCAGGGCGTCGTGCGCTGGGAGGCGGATACTGGATACCATCTTGCCATCGACCTAACCGCGCAGCCTTCTGTTGCCGCCGAACTGCCTGCTGCCGAGGAAGACGAACTTGCCGAAGCGATCCTGCGCGACCGGTCGGCGCGGCGGCTGGACCAGACGGTAACCGTCGCGGGATTGATGCGGCGGTACAGCGCTGAGCGAAAGACGGTACTAAAAGCGCTGAATAAACTGGCTGAAGAGAATCTGCTGGACCGTGCACCCGGTCAATCCTGGCTTTTTCGGCGGGCGCCCGATGATCCGGAGGCGCAGGGCGAAAGCTATGAGTTCCGGCTGCTGCTGGAACCCGCCGCCATCCTGGCGCCCGGCTTCCGGCTGGACGGCGCGCGGGCAGTGGCGTTGCGCCAGGGCATGGAGGCGCTGGCGGCGCTGCCGGACGCCGCGTTCGACACGCGCGAGTTCCAGCGGTTGGACATCGATTTTCACGGCATGATCGCCGACGGCTGTGCCAATCGTTTCCTCACCGACGCGCTGTCGGATCATCTAAGGTTGCGCCGGCTGCCGGGCATCTATGCCGGGGTCAATGTGTTCCGCCTGAAGCAATCTTTGCGCGAACACCTGAACATACTCGACCATCTCGAAAACCGGCAGTATGAGGTGGCTGCCGATCTGCTTCGTATCCACCTGCGGCTGTCCCGCAGCCAGCGACCGCAAGCGGCCAGCCGCGGCGCCCCCGCACTGTTCGGCATGATCAGCCGGCCCGATTGA